The following DNA comes from Hugenholtzia roseola DSM 9546.
ATGAATATTTTTTCATAACTTGCTTTTCCTACCCCAGACCCTAAACCTCACGTTTTTATGCTCCCTTCCGCTTCCTTCGAGCCACGCCAAGCCACGTGGCAACCCCTGACCTCACTTGCCGATTTAGAGCAAGCCAAAAACCTTTCCCAACAACACCCTATCGTCATTTTCAAGCACAGCACCGAATGTCCTGTTAGTGCTTCTGCCCTGCGCCGCCTCGAACAGGGTTGGCTACAAGATGAGGAAAATTCTAAAATCACTATCTTTTACCTCGATTTGCTTCGCTACCGCAATCTTTCTAACTTGATTGCTGACGATTTTGAAGTCAAACACGAATCGCCGCAAATTTTGGTCATTACAGAAGGCAGAGCCGCTGCGCACCTTTCACACCACCAGATTTCATACCCTGCCTTGCAGGAGGCTATCCAAAACCTAAGCGCGTAAGTCCGAAGCGCATTTTAATCCTACTAACCCCCTCATTTTCAATCAATAATCGTCTATGCAAAACTCATCTCGCCTCAAAATTGGAGTCGTGTGTTACCCTACTTTTGGGGGCAGCGGCGTAGTCGCCACCGAATTAGGCAAAGCCTTAGCCGAAACAGGGCGGTACTGCGTCCATTTTATCACCTACGACCAGCCCTCGCGCTTAGATTTACTTAGCAATTCTGTTTTTTACCATAAAGTCGATATCCAGACCTATCCGCTTTTTCGCTACCCGCCCTACGAATTAGCCTTAGCCAGCAAGATGGTCAATGTAGTAAAATATGAAAAATTAGACCTTTTGCACGTGCATTACGCCATTCCACACGCCTCCGCTGCTTTTATGGCAAAGCAAATTTTAGCCTCCGAAGGCAGGCATATTCCTGTGGTAACGACCCTGCATGGCACAGATATTACCCTGGTAGGCAAAGACCCCAGCTATGCACCTGTTGTGGCTTTTAGTATCGAACAATCCGACATCGTTACGGCAGTTTCGGCAAGTTTGCGCGACGAAACTTACGACACTTTTGGGGTGAAAAAGGAAATTCACGTCGTCCCTAACTTCATTGATTTAGAGCGTTTTAAGAAGCAAAAGAAGGAACATTTCAAACGCGCCATCTGTCCCAACGGCGAAAAATTATTGGTGCATACTTCTAATTTTAGAAAGGTAAAGCGTGTAGATGATGTAGTAGCCGTTTTCGAGCGCGTGCGTGAAAAAATCCCTGCCAAATTGCTTTTAGTGGGTGATGGTCCCGAACGCCGCCGTTTGGAACAATATTGTCAGGAAAAGGGACTTTTTGAAGATGTAAGGTTTTTGGGCGAAATTGAAGCCATAGAGGAGGTCTTATCTGTGGCAGATGTCTTTGTGATGCCCTCTGCCAAAGAGAGTTTTGGATTGGCAGCCTTAGAAGCGATGGCTTGCGAAGTTCCCGTAATTGCCTCTAATACAGGCGGTTTGCCCGAATTGATAGAACAAGGCATCAGTGGCTTTATGAGCCAAGTGGAAGATGTGGAGGATATGGCGAAAAACGCGCTCTTTATCCTCGATGATGCCAATTTACCTACCTTCAAAACACAGGCACTGCGCCGCGCCAAAGAGTTTGAAGTGGCACATATTTTGCCGCAATACGAGGATTTATACCATTTAGCTTTGAAAAAATAATCTTTTTATCTCACTAACTTTTTGGTCTATGTGTCAGGGTATTCATTGGGGAACGATTATTCGCCCCCTACAACAAGGAAAATGCGTCTTTGTATTAGGAGATGACTTGGAAATAGAGGCAGGCAAAAATCTCAAAGACTTTCTTTTCGAAGACCTTTCCCAAAAAAATGAGGAAGGATTCTTACATCTACAAAAGCCAAAAGAAAAAACACAAATCTGCTGGCGAATAGACGAAAAGCTAACAAAAATTACACCGCCTTCCTACTATGAAAAGTTGGTGCAAATTCCTTTTCATACCCTTATTTCACTTCACTTTGACAACCTCTTGGAGCGCGTCTTTTTAGAAAAGGGCTTTGCCTATGAATCTCATTTTTACTACAAAAAGAAAGCCGCCCCCGATTTGCCCCTGCCTACTGCCGAGCGTCCGCTGCTCTACAATCTTTTCGGAAAGTTGGGCGAAGATGAATCGGTGGTACTTTCCAAAGATGACGTTTTCGACTTTCTCTTTTCTATCTTAGGCGATTTTAGGCTTCCCAAAACGCTTAGTCAGCAACTTCAAGAGGCTACCAACGTCATCTTTTTGGGCTGTCGCTACAATTCTTGGCAGACAGAACTTATCATGAAACTCCTTGATTTTCAGAGCGGTTACGCGCTTTTTAAAAATGAAGCCATCAGCGAAAGCAAGCGCATCTTTTATACCGAAAAGCTACAACTCGAATTTTTGGAGTGTCCCCCACAGGAATTTATTGCAGCCCTTTATGAGCAATGCAAGGAGCGCGATTTGCTGCGTACAGTTCAAAAAGAGAACGCTACCCTTATCCGTCTTTCCGAAAAAGAACGCCAAGATTTGGAAACCAATTTGGAAGGGCTGCTCGAAAAACTTAGCTTTTTTAGAGAAGAAAAGACCCTTGCCACAGATGTAGAGCAAAAATTTGCCCTCAATAAGCGCATCAAACAGCTCGAAGCCGAAGTAGAGGAAATTCGAGGCAAACTCGAAGCCCATTAGAAGGGTAGGTTAGAAAGAGTAAAAAAATTGGGCAAAGGTCGTTTTTATTCTTTTTTTCTAAAAAACTTACTTCTTTTTTGAAAAGCCTCGTATCGCGCTATTTTTCTAAAAAAATACTTTTTTCTTCTTTTTCACACACAAACTTACCCAAAGATGAGATACCGCTACCCTGGCACACAACCTTTTAGCAAAGACTACGCACCGCTTTTTTTCGGGCGTAAAGAAGATGCCGAAAAACTGTATCGCAGCATTTTGTTGGAAAAAATGGTAGTGCTACACAGCAAATCGGGCATGGGCAAGACCTCCCTGCTCAATGCGGCTCTTGTCCCCAAATTAGAACAACAACGCCAAAATAAGGAACAAGGACAATGGCAACAGGTACAAATTCGCTTCGGGGGCTATGTAGAAGGTGCTACTCCTCCTTTGGAAAATACCATTAAAACGATACAAAATACTTTTTCAACTATCTCTTTTTCTACATTTGGAACAGACTCACTTTGGGAATGTCATAAGCATTTGCAAAATAATCAAGTAGAAAAAGTAATCTTAATTTTTGACCAATTTGAGGAATTATTTGACTATCCCGAACAGGAAATTGAGCAATTTAAAAAACAAATTGCCGAACTTTTTTATACAACCCTGCCCCAACACATTCGCCAAACTTTACAGGAACTTGACCAAGAGGGCGAACTTTCAGACGAAGAATTAGAAAAGTGGTACTCCCCTTTTCAGGTCAAAGCCGTCTTTGCCATTCGTTCAGATAAACTTTCACTTTTAAATAGACTTTCAGATAAAATTCCAAATATCTTAACAAACTGCTATGAATTAGCCGCCCTTTCACGCGAACAGGCAAAGGAAGCAATCGTTTTGCCTGCCTCTTATCAAGAAAGTGAAACGCCTGATAGTCAATCGGTTGCGGAACAGTATTTTTTAGCCGCGCCCTTTTCCTACACACCCGAAGCCTTACAGGTCATGCTCGATTTTCTTTCTAATCAGGGCAGAGAGCGCATCGAATCTTTTCAGTTGCAGATACTCTGTAATAGCATCGAGGAAAAGGTTATCAAGGAAAAAATTAAGGTAGTTACGGCAGAAATGTTGGAAAATTTAGATAATATTTTTCAAAATTATTACAAACACAAAATTGAATCCATCACCGAAGGCGATACAGCGGCTCAAAATAAGTTGCGAATTTTGATAGAAGACAAATTTATTTTTGAAAAAGAGCAACGTCGTGTGCCTTTGTATCAGGGTCAGATTTTGAGTGAAATTAGTCAGGAATTATTAAAAAAATTAGAACAAACACGCCTTATTAAAGTAGAAAACAGTGTAGCAGGAACTTACATGTACGAACTTGCACACGATACCTTAGTGCCACCGATTTTGAAGCTCAAAGCTGAACGAAAAGTAGCCGAAGAACGCGCCGCCTATGAAGTTGCCCAAGCGCAAGCCCTACGCGAGGCGCGTGAAAAAGCCGAGCAAGACCGCTTGAAGCGCG
Coding sequences within:
- the ytxJ gene encoding bacillithiol system redox-active protein YtxJ; this encodes MLPSASFEPRQATWQPLTSLADLEQAKNLSQQHPIVIFKHSTECPVSASALRRLEQGWLQDEENSKITIFYLDLLRYRNLSNLIADDFEVKHESPQILVITEGRAAAHLSHHQISYPALQEAIQNLSA
- the bshA gene encoding N-acetyl-alpha-D-glucosaminyl L-malate synthase BshA; this translates as MQNSSRLKIGVVCYPTFGGSGVVATELGKALAETGRYCVHFITYDQPSRLDLLSNSVFYHKVDIQTYPLFRYPPYELALASKMVNVVKYEKLDLLHVHYAIPHASAAFMAKQILASEGRHIPVVTTLHGTDITLVGKDPSYAPVVAFSIEQSDIVTAVSASLRDETYDTFGVKKEIHVVPNFIDLERFKKQKKEHFKRAICPNGEKLLVHTSNFRKVKRVDDVVAVFERVREKIPAKLLLVGDGPERRRLEQYCQEKGLFEDVRFLGEIEAIEEVLSVADVFVMPSAKESFGLAALEAMACEVPVIASNTGGLPELIEQGISGFMSQVEDVEDMAKNALFILDDANLPTFKTQALRRAKEFEVAHILPQYEDLYHLALKK
- a CDS encoding SIR2 family protein gives rise to the protein MCQGIHWGTIIRPLQQGKCVFVLGDDLEIEAGKNLKDFLFEDLSQKNEEGFLHLQKPKEKTQICWRIDEKLTKITPPSYYEKLVQIPFHTLISLHFDNLLERVFLEKGFAYESHFYYKKKAAPDLPLPTAERPLLYNLFGKLGEDESVVLSKDDVFDFLFSILGDFRLPKTLSQQLQEATNVIFLGCRYNSWQTELIMKLLDFQSGYALFKNEAISESKRIFYTEKLQLEFLECPPQEFIAALYEQCKERDLLRTVQKENATLIRLSEKERQDLETNLEGLLEKLSFFREEKTLATDVEQKFALNKRIKQLEAEVEEIRGKLEAH